The Mucilaginibacter gracilis genomic interval CGTTACTTGTAGCCGAGATTCCTTTAATGTCGCTCAAGTTTAAGAGTACCGATTTTCAGGAAAATTTTTACAGGTATTTATTACTCCTTATATCGGCAATTGTTATCATTTTATTTAAATTTGCCGCAATTCCGGCTATCATATTTATTTATGTAGCCATGTCTATCATCCAATTCAGATTCGCCAAATGAAATTTCAAGCAGAGATTGATGTAATGCCTAAAAAAGAAATACTTGACCCGCAGGGCAAAGCCGTAACCGGTAGTATGAAAAACTTAGGCCTTGCCGAGATACAAAATGTACGTATAGGAAAGCATATTTCGCTCGAAATAGACGCAGCTACAGAAGAAGCTGCCAACCAAAAAGTAGATGAGGCTTGCAAAAACCTTTTAGCTAACCTTATTATGGAAAGTTATAGCTTTAAGCTAAACAAGGTTTAAAGGTTAGCGGCCTTTGCCTTCATCACTATCTCTAACTTAGCCAAGGTAGGCTTTACCCTGGCAATAATTTCGTTAAATTTAGTACGAATGAGCGGGTTATCCTGGCC includes:
- the purS gene encoding phosphoribosylformylglycinamidine synthase subunit PurS, whose product is MKFQAEIDVMPKKEILDPQGKAVTGSMKNLGLAEIQNVRIGKHISLEIDAATEEAANQKVDEACKNLLANLIMESYSFKLNKV